In one window of Aliidiomarina minuta DNA:
- a CDS encoding polysaccharide deacetylase family protein yields the protein MWPNGFLNITSRGRRSESQVYLTFDDGPDPRFTPSLLDILAQHQIKASFFVLADACAAYPELVRQTAEAGHDIGIHSYSHAHPWRLRQAEAREELHRCYHTLANITGNPPSLFRPAYGRIRPATLQEARALQLHTVLWNRSVIDWGAWGTLAGVSRRLAALKPGDIVLMHDARPDTNRPETTLTALQSFLNTDKAASLEFSGLSHLTKKRFRN from the coding sequence ATGTGGCCCAACGGTTTTCTTAACATCACCAGCCGGGGGCGTCGGTCTGAGTCACAGGTCTATCTAACCTTCGACGATGGCCCGGATCCCCGTTTTACACCCTCCCTACTGGATATACTCGCGCAGCATCAGATCAAAGCCAGTTTTTTCGTGCTCGCCGATGCCTGTGCGGCCTATCCAGAGCTGGTACGCCAGACAGCGGAGGCTGGACACGATATAGGTATTCACAGCTACTCCCACGCTCATCCCTGGCGGTTACGCCAAGCCGAAGCCCGTGAAGAATTGCACCGCTGCTACCATACGCTAGCCAACATTACCGGAAACCCTCCCAGCCTGTTCCGCCCCGCCTACGGCCGCATCCGACCAGCCACCCTACAGGAAGCCAGAGCGTTACAGTTACATACCGTGTTGTGGAATCGCAGCGTTATCGACTGGGGCGCATGGGGAACCTTAGCTGGAGTAAGCCGACGTCTCGCAGCATTAAAACCAGGGGATATCGTATTAATGCACGACGCCAGACCAGACACCAACCGACCAGAGACCACCCTCACCGCATTGCAGAGCTTTCTCAACACCGACAAAGCAGCCAGCTTGGAGTTTAGTGGCCTCTCGCACCTGACAAAAAAACGCTTTCGGAACTGA
- a CDS encoding MGDG synthase family glycosyltransferase, producing MKVLFLTSQLGFGHIRAANAVEQALQDHFPTLSCEYLDLWSLMDEKVAAAVKGSYLRMTQDYPDYYQKLYDLDKAVWQQLSGEAPLDEGIKQFLADQQRHWFPQQTRWLPISPHNLDSALLNSYVHLLVNQDERSSYSIMLRSLLLLIRTVLLHRMKERVENIAPDVVVATQMYPAALFSQLKRKQQFSDIPSLGVLTDYGLQKVWVKPTTDGYCVPSQAVADQLLAWGVPPDSIYKTGIPLDRQFDNPPSQSEARAALKLNLRKPTVLVTGGQYGIGLVPTLECLCKAGNDLQILVTAGNVDIGSPSLQALQETYPSQIVLFDWVENMAQLIAAADVVVGKPGGLSVSEALACGRPFFATCSLGGQEAHNIRFLKQQGIGDKLSPAQLSARLEHLFAEPEILAAMQKRAYQTGLRNAAEQVALRIIARLPASHSPTAAPTINQ from the coding sequence ATGAAAGTATTATTTCTTACGTCGCAGTTAGGTTTCGGTCATATTCGTGCCGCCAATGCAGTGGAGCAAGCGTTACAAGACCATTTTCCAACTCTAAGCTGCGAATACCTGGATTTGTGGTCGCTGATGGATGAAAAAGTCGCCGCAGCGGTAAAGGGTAGTTATCTTCGAATGACCCAGGACTATCCGGACTATTATCAGAAGCTTTATGATCTCGACAAAGCAGTCTGGCAACAGCTCAGCGGCGAGGCCCCTTTAGACGAAGGCATTAAACAATTCTTAGCAGACCAGCAGAGGCACTGGTTTCCCCAGCAGACCCGTTGGCTGCCTATCAGCCCACATAATCTGGATAGTGCGCTATTAAATAGTTATGTCCATTTGCTGGTTAACCAGGACGAGAGAAGCAGTTATTCAATCATGCTACGCAGCTTACTACTGCTCATACGAACGGTGCTGTTACACCGCATGAAAGAACGGGTAGAAAATATCGCTCCTGACGTTGTCGTAGCCACACAAATGTACCCCGCTGCGCTGTTTTCTCAACTGAAACGAAAACAACAGTTCAGTGATATCCCATCGCTGGGCGTACTCACCGACTATGGCCTGCAAAAAGTGTGGGTAAAACCGACTACCGATGGGTATTGCGTACCTTCCCAGGCCGTTGCCGATCAATTGTTGGCGTGGGGCGTACCCCCAGACAGTATCTATAAGACGGGCATTCCTCTGGACCGGCAATTCGATAATCCCCCGTCTCAGAGCGAGGCACGAGCCGCATTGAAATTAAATCTCCGTAAGCCGACCGTGCTGGTGACCGGCGGCCAGTATGGAATTGGTCTGGTGCCAACCCTGGAATGCTTGTGCAAAGCCGGAAATGACCTGCAAATACTAGTCACCGCCGGCAATGTCGACATTGGCAGCCCCAGTTTGCAAGCTTTGCAGGAAACTTACCCTTCTCAGATAGTGCTCTTCGACTGGGTAGAAAATATGGCGCAGCTTATTGCCGCAGCCGATGTTGTAGTAGGCAAACCCGGGGGTTTATCAGTAAGCGAGGCGCTGGCGTGTGGACGCCCCTTCTTCGCTACCTGCTCACTGGGCGGTCAGGAAGCACATAACATCCGGTTTTTAAAACAGCAAGGCATAGGAGATAAACTATCGCCCGCGCAGCTATCAGCTCGCTTAGAACACTTATTCGCCGAACCTGAAATACTCGCTGCCATGCAAAAACGTGCCTATCAGACAGGTCTTCGCAATGCGGCAGAACAGGTCGCTCTGCGTATTATCGCCCGCTTGCCGGCTTCGCACAGCCCAACCGCAGCGCCCACTATTAACCAGTAA
- a CDS encoding TVP38/TMEM64 family protein: MQKIFFRNTSISPAKLARWQLVGASVFFVTIAALMFTVPNEQLQDLLQSLLDNQGWVASLTLIGVYALAVVLMAPLSPFAVTAGLFFGFWQGSVISLIAVNTGALISFLITRHFINRKGLSHDCFRTSSHSKSMRLLTSSDIRIISLLRVNPLVPFSLHNYLYGAACTDLRSYLWGTFLGSAPLTLLLVYFGVAGRTIYSAEDSFGTWEYSMIGLGIVFSIVLLALTKYARSVSHMSS, translated from the coding sequence ATGCAAAAAATATTTTTTCGTAACACGAGCATATCCCCGGCCAAACTGGCGCGCTGGCAGTTAGTGGGAGCGTCAGTTTTTTTTGTAACCATAGCGGCTCTGATGTTCACTGTTCCCAACGAGCAATTGCAGGATCTATTGCAGAGTCTGCTTGATAATCAAGGCTGGGTGGCCAGCCTGACACTCATCGGGGTCTATGCTCTGGCCGTTGTTCTGATGGCACCGCTATCCCCCTTTGCGGTAACTGCAGGGCTGTTTTTTGGTTTCTGGCAAGGCTCAGTCATCTCGCTTATAGCAGTAAATACTGGCGCTTTAATCAGTTTCTTAATCACACGTCACTTCATTAATCGCAAGGGGCTTAGCCATGATTGCTTTCGTACTTCATCCCACTCCAAATCCATGCGCCTGCTGACAAGTAGCGACATCAGGATAATCAGTTTATTGCGAGTGAACCCTCTGGTTCCCTTTAGCCTTCATAACTACCTGTACGGTGCGGCCTGCACCGACTTACGATCGTATCTGTGGGGGACCTTTCTGGGGAGCGCCCCCTTAACTCTGCTCCTCGTGTACTTTGGAGTCGCAGGCCGGACTATCTACAGCGCCGAAGACTCATTCGGCACCTGGGAATACAGCATGATCGGACTGGGAATCGTCTTTTCAATTGTTTTACTGGCACTCACCAAATATGCCAGGTCGGTCAGTCATATGAGCTCATAA
- a CDS encoding methyl-accepting chemotaxis protein, with amino-acid sequence MFRNIKIGLRSAVFFTAIGVIFIITGIFAITQLERMYGETEEIVDIRVPSMMAAADLYREFLRVRLDATNAIVATSPEERAPAQERLDERWQGMNDQINVFRDLLQDSQDRAIFDNFLDTQRDYRALVNNIIEAAAQGDSAQVARLREQQIPPLVNEIRDQIVELTALYDQRMAADVEEANAIVNAGRLAIIIAIIIALALMSAMAVVLTRSIVNPMREAVTNAQVIADGDLTRVIEIDGKDEATELLTALQGMQQNLRDSIRMIGDSSAQLASTSEELSSVTEDSTRSLHEQSAELEQAATAVNELTAAIEEVARNAQDTSGESDAADSQAQLGRERVETTVSTIEGLVNEIQTSASNIETLATKVDDITKVLDVIGGIAEQTNLLALNAAIEAARAGESGRGFAVVADEVRALAHRTQQSTKEIEGMVAAVQQSSSDSVKGMQLSSSQANKTLEIARSAGEALQQITHSVAQISERNTSIASAAEEQAQVAKDVDKNLVNIQDLSGQTSSGANETSASSQELARLAGDLNELVNRFKV; translated from the coding sequence ATGTTCAGGAACATTAAGATAGGACTTCGCTCAGCTGTGTTTTTCACGGCTATTGGAGTTATTTTTATCATCACGGGGATTTTTGCGATTACCCAGCTCGAACGTATGTATGGCGAAACTGAAGAGATTGTGGATATTCGGGTTCCGAGCATGATGGCTGCTGCTGATCTGTATCGTGAATTCCTGAGAGTACGCCTTGATGCGACCAACGCTATTGTGGCTACCAGTCCGGAAGAACGGGCACCAGCCCAGGAGCGTTTAGACGAACGCTGGCAAGGGATGAATGACCAGATTAATGTATTTCGGGACTTGCTTCAGGACAGTCAGGATCGCGCTATTTTTGACAATTTTTTAGATACCCAGAGAGACTATCGAGCACTGGTTAACAACATTATAGAAGCTGCGGCGCAAGGCGACTCAGCGCAGGTAGCACGTTTGCGTGAGCAGCAAATCCCGCCTTTGGTGAACGAGATCAGAGATCAAATCGTAGAACTGACGGCATTGTATGACCAGCGCATGGCTGCCGACGTCGAGGAGGCGAATGCAATAGTTAATGCTGGGCGTCTGGCCATTATTATCGCTATTATTATTGCGCTTGCTTTAATGTCAGCCATGGCTGTAGTTCTGACCCGTAGTATTGTCAATCCTATGCGAGAAGCGGTAACGAATGCGCAGGTTATTGCTGATGGTGACTTGACCCGGGTGATTGAAATTGATGGCAAAGACGAAGCGACTGAACTGCTGACGGCATTGCAGGGTATGCAGCAGAATCTGCGTGATTCCATTCGCATGATTGGCGACTCTTCGGCACAGCTGGCTTCTACTTCAGAAGAGCTGAGCTCGGTCACTGAAGACTCAACCCGCAGTCTGCATGAACAAAGCGCTGAGCTGGAACAGGCAGCAACGGCGGTTAATGAGCTCACCGCAGCGATTGAAGAAGTGGCCCGCAATGCTCAGGACACCTCAGGAGAATCGGATGCTGCCGATAGCCAGGCACAACTAGGCCGTGAACGGGTAGAGACAACGGTGTCGACAATAGAAGGTCTGGTAAATGAAATTCAGACTTCGGCGAGCAATATCGAAACACTGGCAACAAAAGTGGATGACATTACCAAAGTTCTGGATGTGATTGGTGGCATTGCAGAGCAGACTAACTTATTGGCCCTTAATGCGGCGATTGAAGCGGCTCGGGCGGGTGAGTCTGGTCGTGGTTTTGCTGTGGTAGCAGATGAAGTGCGCGCCCTGGCGCACCGTACTCAGCAATCAACAAAAGAGATTGAGGGCATGGTGGCGGCGGTGCAGCAGTCGAGCTCAGATTCAGTAAAAGGTATGCAGTTGAGTTCGTCACAGGCCAATAAAACACTGGAGATTGCGCGTTCTGCAGGCGAAGCGTTGCAGCAGATTACCCATTCAGTGGCGCAAATCAGTGAACGCAACACTTCAATCGCGAGTGCCGCGGAAGAGCAGGCCCAGGTGGCGAAAGATGTGGATAAGAACCTGGTCAACATTCAGGATCTGTCCGGTCAGACGTCATCAGGTGCGAATGAGACCAGCGCGTCCAGTCAGGAACTGGCGCGTTTAGCGGGTGATTTAAATGAGCTGGTGAATCGCTTTAAGGTGTAA
- a CDS encoding YkoP family protein, translating into MFRSYAWRLLNTCYLSYDRAYRRLHRLEPVDDFLLIKRQYYQGDPRVFRDGTQVTEGDAILVLHFNNDFMARLHDRSEKTSSRRVVWSFGKALIQSMARLSENLQTQTAPHEIKAITGVTWFKTHGDKVGFESHPLPAGWRRKLLHWHFRLLLLALFPQLQAHQNGQLVPHQFWLTPAQLHNNVEGERSHVAQRFS; encoded by the coding sequence ATGTTCAGATCATATGCCTGGCGACTTTTGAACACCTGTTACCTAAGCTACGACAGAGCCTACCGTCGCTTGCATCGACTAGAGCCGGTTGATGATTTTTTGCTGATAAAAAGGCAGTACTACCAGGGGGACCCAAGGGTATTCCGGGATGGAACCCAAGTGACCGAGGGTGATGCAATTCTGGTGCTGCATTTTAACAACGACTTTATGGCTCGGTTACACGATCGCAGTGAGAAAACCTCCTCTCGTCGCGTGGTCTGGTCTTTTGGGAAAGCGCTCATACAATCTATGGCACGGCTAAGCGAGAACCTGCAGACCCAGACCGCACCCCATGAAATAAAAGCCATCACAGGGGTGACCTGGTTTAAAACTCATGGTGACAAAGTGGGCTTTGAGAGCCATCCGTTGCCGGCAGGCTGGCGACGGAAGCTATTGCACTGGCACTTCCGGCTGTTGTTGTTAGCCCTTTTTCCGCAACTGCAGGCTCACCAGAATGGTCAGCTAGTACCCCATCAGTTCTGGCTAACACCTGCACAGCTGCATAATAACGTCGAAGGAGAGCGCTCCCATGTGGCCCAACGGTTTTCTTAA